From Fundulus heteroclitus isolate FHET01 chromosome 5, MU-UCD_Fhet_4.1, whole genome shotgun sequence, a single genomic window includes:
- the kif16ba gene encoding kinesin-like protein KIF16B isoform X2 — MASVRVAVRVRPMNRREKDLAARCIIQMEGTKTSITNLKIPDGVAGDSMRERTRTFTYDFSYDSMDSKSSSFVSQEKVFRDLGSDVLKAAFEGYNACVFAYGQTGSGKSYTMMGLPGDAGLVPRFCESLFSRISDASRRDEASFRTEVSYLEIYNERVRDLLRRKSTHTYNLRVREHPKDGPYVEDLSKHLVQNYSDVEELMEAGNINRTTASTSMNDVSSRSHAIFTINFTQAKFDAEMPSETVSKIHLVDLAGSERAEATGATGVRLKEGGNINKSLVTLGNVISALADMAQDGGNPGLKKKAVFVPYRDSVLTWLLKDSLGGNSKTIMIATVSPADVNYGETLSTLRYANRAKNIINKPTINEDCNVRLIRELRAEIARLKALLVQGNQIALLDSPTALSMEEKLHQNEARVLELTKEWTNKWNETQNILKEETLALRKEGIGVVLDSELPHLIGIDDDLLSTGIILYHLKEGRTYVGREDASSEQDIVLHGLDLESEHCVFENQNGTVTLVPLGGAQCSVNGVLVTAPSQLNQGAVILLGRTNMFRFNHPKEAAKLREKRKSGLLSSFSLSMTDLSRSCENLSTVMLYNPGLEFERQQREELEKLEMKRRLIKDMEAKQLSEKAELERLQQEVESQRKESQEVQQRILRQEESLRRRSQDIESRLRDFLAEKERFEEERRSEVQEVELQRRKLQQEEEEAEEQEVKRRQQEAAEQTEIYRELERLKKEREEQQVRLEMERRRLEEQEREQLSLVGRLEEQLREKQEAAAALRTREDVRRLEEERRALTDIREALLRAKEAAERTDVEDASKEARAVQKQYTAFKEAQVRELGRLEEGLRQQKELLEEEVAAEKSTLLLLARGLKERQQQLKEAQQRGAQDATAAGHEEQLLRQAEHRLHFKERQLANLAGGLLPALAEEKQRAAEVLERSAAGSNQNQEAPPGLDNTLFQVEKELEDKEDKLHLHWHGAQQLQQLQETYEFTANVARQEEKVRRKEKEILESQEKQQREAMEQAVARLERRHSALRRSASLEPDAEEQRCPGELDQHRVEREIQKLRQRISEGENQNRNQNRNQSVCGEEKSGRSSSPVGHIQSLNTLLSLSDDRINAYIEEEVQRRIRKMNLLNGTGSVDLSLSCESLGDDQEVSDTSSVSLTAEDDEKLQNVNPRRLKYENTCWSDLLGSPGFEKSFLPDVQNVFEEPKNDLLAPQTEKRLESSEEILIEKVLDKEKWWEGEVNMLAGKGLKAVCGPDCCYKSRATNSLSGDKNISSDHNYLYSDCEDQNMLNKPFNSHSEKTINNQTCEPERDEEPELLKLQSSDGSKRECDEEINGSETPEAEKTSENIRHVVEELENVKNRAQSIHSSNTDELDRSNLQGSGKEFIWSEQEEANKVSDLDKVQTHDQKTGEESERSSSPDSIDSEHDSKQDMSDKSHSLELENIKNQTGEEERAEESELVKLQSSGNELTVSEPDVRDSVNGPEEQNDDDASPKLQGGEELEQDKEAAAKQQLTNSSYIWDYVSKVKNQTLYPWTTRESELLKWLSSGRDSMGSNQDQSEQGKDAGRPATGWGHIWDNVSQTLQPWTDGESELLKWLSSRRTDTEPETSVATEPTGRRNLWDYVAQVKSQTLQPWAEGDSELLGWLSAGRSSKQAVTPAREDPEPEGGDAAARASPGRSFVWKYVTKVRNQTRYPWRAEDSELPRDHASGLPGAGRGSSTPAGDGETGQQPDRALEKVSSNIWEGAAKNQTLHPWGSDGPEISQADGTQDGHDAGGGHRGREASENLVDMAAARRNLWDYVAKVKNQTLYPWRAEEAELPKNQSTKFQSPELESSQDPSDANRSHVLGYFTGKLSDAYKDAERRLQGTRDFIRNVGVDDMKHAVSQYVTMMSKDPPLVQQPKPHPALENKVTVVDLSRSGPLGGSEGLNAVSEWPKGSVSAVRNTGTEDPRPEQFYQGLVELPPALAQLRGLSSQQIVAKTESLSPPRPVTKILSVFWLRAASFEQPSPKAACLLLSEQSLTAVSADSSDALRLFHHLDLSEIKEVQISLAGQHVRLMGCSEDSVLAVFTHNQELTQDFCKAVLKACCPGKVSEETETHPLISGDLMSLSLDWTSSVPDVLVHSGLKVTSRFKRVLADLLYIIHGNMDGPNRPSLGDIRPLLYTSVRVAGPSAVQQDSLVQFLLTDTHVALLQEDGVFHPVPRGSSRVPVQPQFKGLQLRRRSDIRCLLVRRSESCFCVDVVFTNRSRRAVKRRAEWRRGSADASSSGGRCDSWKLTFGCSSEAQMLLKHVCV; from the exons ATGGCGTCTGTCCGGGTGGCTGTGCGGGTCAGGCCGATGAACAGGCG GGAGAAGGACCTGGCTGCCAGGTGCATCATCCAGATGGAGGGAACCAAAACCAGCATCACCAACCTGAAG ATCCCAGATGGAGTGGCTGGAGACTCCATGAGGGAACGGACCAGAACCTTCACCTACGACTTCTCCTACGACTCCATGGACTCTAAGAGCTCCTCGTTCGTCTCGCAGGAGAAG GTGTTCAGGGACCTGGGTTCTGACGTGCTGAAGGCCGCCTTCGAGGGCTACAACGCCTGCGTCTTCGCCTACGGTCAGACCGGCTCTGGGAAGTCCTACACCATGATGGGGCTTCCA GGTGACGCCGGCCTCGTCCCGCGGTTCTGTGAGAGTTTGTTCAGCCGGATCTCTGATGCGTCGCGTCGGGATGAAGCTTCGTTCCGCACAGAAGTCAG CTACCTGGAGATCTACAACGAGCGGGTGAGGGACCTGCTGAGGAGGAAGTCCACCCACACCTACAACCTGAGAGTGCGGGAGCACCCCAAAGACGGGCCCTACGTGGAAG ATCTGTCCAAACACCTGGTCCAGAACTACAGCGACGTGGAGGAGCTGATGGAGGCGGGAAACATCAACCGGACCACGGCCAGCACCAGCATGAACGACGTCAGCAGCCGCTCCCACGCCATCTTCACCATCAACTTCACGCAG GCCAAGTTTGACGCTGAGATGCCGAGTGAGACGGTCAGTAAGATCCATCTGGTGGATCTGGCCGGCAGCGAGCGAGCCGAGGCCACCGGCGCCACCGGCGTCCGCCTGAAGGAGGGCGGCAACATCAACAAGTCGCTCGTCACGCTGGGGAACGTCATCTCTGCTCTGG ctgacATGGCGCAGGACGGCGGGAACCCCGGCCTGAAGAAGAAGGCGGTCTTTGTTCCCTACAGAGACTCTGTGCTGACGTGGCTGCTGAAGGACAGCCTGGGCGGGAACTCCAAGACCATCATGATCGCAA CCGTCTCCCCCGCGGACGTGAACTACGGCGAGACGCTCAGCACGCTGCGCTACGCTAACCGGGCCAAGAACATCATCAACAAGCCCACCATCAACGAGGACTGCAACGTGCGGCTGATCCGGGAGCTGCGGGCCGAGATCGCCCGGCTGAAGGCGCTGCTGGTTCAGGGGAACCAG ATCGCTCTGCTGGATTCGCCCACCGCTCTGAGCATGGAGGAGAAGCTGCACCAGAACGAGGCCCGG GTTCTGGAGCTGACCAAAGAGTGGACCAACAAGTGGAACGAGACCCAGAACATCCTGAAG GAGGAGACGCTGGCGCTGAGGAAGGAGGGGATCGGCGTGGTTCTGGACTCGGAGCTGCCGCACCTGATCGGCATCGACGACGACCTGCTCAGCACCGGCATCATCCTGTACCACCTGAAG GAGGGACGGACCTACGTGGGCCGGGAGGACGCGTCCAGCGAGCAGGACATCG tTCTGCACGGTCTGGACCTGGAGAGCGAGCACTGCGTGTTTGAGAACCAGAACGGGACGGTGACGCTGGTACCGCTGGGCGGAGCTCAGTGTTCGGTCAACGGGGTTCTGGTGACGGCGCCGTCGCAGCTCAACCAAG GAGCCGTTATTCTGCTCGGCCGGACCAACATGTTCCGCTTCAACCATCCCAAGGAGGCAGCCAAGCTGAGGGAGAAGCGGAAG AGCGGCCTCCTGTCCTCCTTCAGCCTCTCCATGACGGACCTGTCCAGGTCCTGCGAGAACCTCTCCACCGTCATGCTCTACAACCCGGG GCTGGAGTTTGAGCGGCAGCAGAGAGAAGAGCTGGAGAAGCTGGAGATGAAAAG GAGGCTGATCAAAGACATGGAGGCCAAGCAGCTGAGCGAGAAGGCGGAGCTGGAGCGCCTCCAGCAGGAGGTGGAGAGTCAGCGCAAGGAGTCGCAGGAGGTGCAGCAGCGGATCCTCCGTCAGGAGGAGAGCCTGCGCCGCCGCAGCCAAGACATCGAGAGCCGCCTGCGGGACTTCTTGGCTGAAAAGGAGCGTTTCGAGGAGGAGCGGCGCTCCGAGGTCCAGGAGGTGGAGCTGCAGCgcagaaagctgcagcaggaggaggaagaggcggAGGAGCAGGAGGTGAAGCGGCGGCAGCAGGAGGCCGCGGAGCAGACGGAGATCTACCGCGAGCTGGAGCGTTTGAAGAAGGAGCGCGAGGAGCAGCAGGTGCGGCTGGAGATGGAGCGGCGGCGGCTGGAGGAGCAGGAGCGGGAGCAGCTTAGCCTGGTCGGGAggctggaggagcagctgagggAGAAACAGGAGGCGGCTGCCGCCCTGCGGACCAGGGAGGACGTCCGgcgcctggaggaggagcgccGGGCGCTGACGGACATCAGAGAGGCGCTCCTCCGGGCCAAGGAGGCCGCCGAGCGCACCGACGTGGAGGACGCCAGCAAGGAGGCGCGAGCCGTGCAGAAGCAGTACACGGCCTTCAAGGAGGCGCAGGTGAGGGAGCTGGGAAGGCTGGAGGAGGGGCTGCGTCAGCAGaaggagctgctggaggaggaggtggcCGCAGAGAAGAGCACGCTGCTGCTCCTCGCCCGCGGACTGAaggagcggcagcagcagctgaaggaggcgCAGCAGAGAGGAGCGCAGGACGCCACGGCCGCCGGCCACGAGGAGCAGCTCCTCCGGCAGGCGGAGCACCGGCTGCACTTCAAGGAGCGACAGCTGGCCAACCTGGCCGGCGGCCTCCTCCCCGCGCTGGCCGAGGAGAAGCAGCGGGCGGCGGAGGTGCTGGAGCGCAGCGCCGCGGGGAGCAACCAGAACCAGGAGGCGCCGCCGGGCCTGGACAACACGCTGTTCCAggtggagaaggagctggaggacaaGGAGGACAAGCTGCACCTCCACTGGCACGGGgcgcagcagctgcagcagctgcaggagacGTACGAGTTCACGGCCAACGTGGCGCGGCAGGAGGAGAAGGTGAGGAGGAAGGAGAAGGAGATCCTGGAGTCCCAGGAGAAGCAGCAGCGGGAGGCCATGGAGCAGGCGGTGGCCCGGCTGGAGAGGAGGCACTCCGCCCTGAGGCGCAGCGCCTCCCTGGAGCCCGACGCCGAGGAGCAGCGCTGTCCCGGCGAGCTGGACCAGCACAG GGTGGAGCGTGAGATCCAGAAGCTGCGGCAGAGGATCAGCGAGGGCGAGAACCAGAACCGCAACCAGAACCGCAACCAGTCCGTCTGCGGCGAGGAGAAGTCGGGCCGCAGCAGCTCCCCGGTCGGCCACATCCAGAGTCTGAACACGCTGCTGTCGCTCTCTGACGACAG GATCAACGCCTACATCGAGGAGGAGGTCCAGCGGCGGATCCGGAAGATGAACCTGCTGAACGGCACCGGCAGCGTGGATCTGTCGCTGTCCTGCGAGTCTCTCGGG GACGACCAGGAAGTTAGCGACACTAGTTCTGTTAGCTTAACCGCTGAG GACGATGAAAAGCTGCAGAACGTAAACCCACGGAGGCTGAAGTACGAG AACACCTGCTGGTCTGACCTCCTGGGCTCTCCGGGGTTTGAGAAAAGTTTCCTCCCTGACGTCCAGAACGTGTTTGAAGAACCAAAGAATGACCTCCTGGCGCCTCAGACAGAAAAACGTCTGGAATCCTCAGAGGAAATCTTGATTGAAAAAGTTTTGGACAAAGAAAAATGGTGGGAAGGAGAAGTGAACATGCTGGCAGGAAAGGGGCTTAAAGCCGTCTGCGGACCGGACTGTTGTTACAAAAGCCGAGCAACCAACAGCCTGAGTGGCGACAAGAACATCAGCAGTGACCACAATTACCTCTACTCTGATTGTGAAGATCAGAACATGTTGAACAAACCGTTTAATTCCCACTCAGAGAAAACGATCAATAATCAAACATGTGAACCAGAAAGAGACGAAGAACCAGAACTGCTGAAGCTGCAAAGCTCTGACGGCTCCAAGCGAGAGTGCGACGAGGAAATCAACGGTTCAGAGACGCcagaagcagagaaaacatctgaGAACATCCGTCACGTAGTGGAGGAGCTGGAAAACGTTAAGAACCGAGCTCAAAGCATTCACAGCAGCAACACCGACGAGTTGGACCGGTCAAACCTGCAAGGTTCTGGCAAGGAGTTCATTTGGTCTGAGCAAGAGGAAGCTAACAAAGTCTCAGACCTGGATAAAGTTCAAACCCACGACCAGAAGACAGGAGAAGAGTCGGAGCGTTCAAGTTCTCCTGATTCCATCGACTCTGAGCACGACTCCAAACAAGACATGTCAGACAAGAGCCACAGTTTGGAGCTTGAAAACATCAAGAATCAAACTGGTGAAGAGGAGAGAGCAGAAGAGTCTGAGCTGGTAAAGCTGCAGAGCTCTGGCAATGAGTTGACCGTCTCTGAGCCAGATGTAAGAGACTCCGTCAACGGTCCAGAAGAGCAAAATGACGACGATGCGAGCCCAAAGCTGCAAGGTGGTGAAGAGCTGGAACAAGACAAAGAGgctgcagcaaagcagcagctgACCAACAGCAGCTACATTTGGGATTACGTCTCTAAAGTCAAGAACCAGACTCTGTATCCGTGGACCACCAGAGAGTCCGAACTGCTCAAGTGGCTGAGTTCTGGTAGAGACTCTATGGGCTCCAACCAAGACCAATCAGAACAAGGAAAAGACGCAGGAAGGCCGGCGACTGGCTGGGGCCATATCTGGGACAATGTTTCTCAAACTCTGCAGCCCTGGACCGATGGAGAGTCCGAACTGCTGAAGTGGCTGAGTTCTAGAAGAACAGACACAGAACCAGAAACGTCTGTAGCAACGGAGCCAACAGGCAGGAGAAACCTGTGGGACTATGTTGCTCAAGTCAAGAGCCAAACTCTGCAACCCTGGGCTGAAGGAGATTCTGAGCTGCTCGGCTGGCTGAGTGCTGGAAGAAGCTCCAAGCAGGCCGTAACGCCAGCGAGGGAGGACCCGGAACCAGAGGGCGGCGATGCTGCAGCGAGGGCGTCGCCTGGAAGGAGCTTTGTCTGGAAGTACGTCACCAAAGTTAGGAATCAAACACGGTACCCGTGGAGAGCGGAGGACTCTGAGCTGCCCAGGGATCACGCGTCTGGTTTACCCGGCGCTGGCAGAGGGTCCAGTACGCCTGCCGGCGACGGTGAAACGGGACAGCAACCAGATCGAGCTCTAGAGAAGGTCTCCTCGAACATTTGGGAGGGTGCTGCAAAGAACCAAACCCTGCACCCATGGGGGTCAGATGGACCCGAGATTTCACAGGCAGACGGTACGCAGGACGGCCATGACGCGGGTGGTGGACACCGTGGACGAGAAGCAAGTGAAAACCTGGTGGACATGGCGGCGGCAAGGAGAAACCTGTGGGACTATGTTGCTAAAGTTAAGAACCAAACCCTCTACCCATGGAGAGCGGAGGAAGCTGAGCTTCCCAAGAACCAGTCCACCAAGTTTCAGAGCCCAGAATTAGAGTCCAGTCAAGATCCGAGTGACGCAAACAGGAGCCATGTTCTGGGCTACTTTACAGGAAAGCTTTCGGATGCTTATAAAGACGCAGAGAGGCGACTTCAGGGCACACGAGACTTCATCCGAAACGTGGGAGTGGACGACATGAAGCACGCCGTGTCTCAGTACGTCACCATGATGTCCAAAGATCCTCCGCTGGTCCAGCAACCAAAGCCGCACCCTGCTCTGGAAAACAAAGTTACTGTGGTGGATCTGTCCAGGTCCGGCCCCCTTGGTGGTTCTGAAGGATTGAATGCAGTGTCAGAATGGCCCAAAGGTTCTGTGTCCGCAGTCAGGAACACCGGCACAGAGGACCCCCGTCCAGAGCAGTTTTATCAGGGCCTGGTTGAGTTGCCACCAGCGCTGGCACAACTGCGTGGTCTCTCGTCCCAGCAGATCGTGGCGAAAACTGAATCTCTGTCGCCTCCGAGACCCGTTACCAAGATTCTGAGCGTCTTCTGGCTCAGAGCGGCCAGCTTTGAGCAGCCCAGTCCAAAAGCAGCTTGCCTCCTCTTGTCAGAGCAGAGCCTAACGGCAGTCTCCGCTGACTCTTCAGACGCCCTCAGACTTTTCCACCATTTGGACCTTAGCGAAATCAAGGAGGTCCAGATCAGTTTGGCGGGGCAGCATGTCCGTCTGATGGGCTGTAGTGAGGATTCGGTTCTGGCTGTCTTCACTCACAACCAGGAGCTGACGCAGGACTTCTGCAAGGCCGTCCTGAAGGCCTGCTGTCCTGGGAAGGTCTCTGAGGAGACTGAGACTCACCCCTTGATCTCAGGAGACCTCATGTCTCTGTCTCTGGACTGGACCTCCAGCGTTCCTGATGTTCTCGTACACAGCGGTCTGAAGGTCACGTCCAGATTCAAGCGGGTCCTTGCAGACCTGCTCTACATCATCCACGGGAACATGGATGGTCCTAACCGACCTTCTCTGGGGGACATCCGTCCTCTGCTCTACACCAGCGTCAGGGTGGCGGGCCCCAGCGCCGTCCAGCAGGACTCTCTGGTCCAGTTCCTCCTGACGGACACCCACGTTGCTCTTCTCCAGGAGGACGGCGTGTTTCATCCGGTGCCGCGGGGGTCCAGCCGGGTTCCCGTTCAGCCTCAGTTCAAAGGTCTGCAGCTGCGCAGGCGTTCAGACATCCGGTGCCTGCTGGTCAGGAGGAGCGAGTCCTGCTTCTGCGTGGACGTGGTCTTCACCAACCGCAGCAGGCGAGCCGTGAAGCGGCGGGCGGAGTGGAGGCGGGGCTCGGCCGACGCGTCGTCCTCAGGCGGTCGCTGTGACTCCTGGAAACTGACCTTCGGCTGCTCCTCAGAGGCTCAGATGCTCCTAAAACACGTGTGCGTCTGA